A part of Streptomyces sp. NBC_01497 genomic DNA contains:
- the rpmE gene encoding 50S ribosomal protein L31, with translation MKNEIHPKYVETQVSCTCGASFTTRSTIDSGTIRADLCSECHPFYTGKQKILDTGGRVARFEARFGKGATAGKAAAAKK, from the coding sequence GTGAAGAACGAGATTCACCCCAAGTACGTCGAGACGCAGGTCAGCTGCACCTGTGGCGCGTCGTTCACGACCCGGAGCACCATTGACTCCGGCACCATCCGTGCCGACCTGTGCTCCGAGTGCCACCCGTTCTACACGGGCAAGCAGAAGATCCTCGACACCGGTGGCCGTGTGGCCCGCTTCGAGGCCCGCTTCGGCAAGGGCGCGACGGCCGGCAAGGCCGCGGCAGCCAAGAAGTAG